AGTACATATTGCCCGAGTTCATGCTCGCCGATTACTTCCCGCTGTACACACCGGTCGAGAACTAGTGTCCCGATCCACCGATCGTGCGCGACTCCCGCGCGCGGCGGAACTTCGGCGCCCCGGCATCACGACCCCGGCGCGGGCGCGACGGCGGCGACTCCGCCCCACACCGCTCGCGCCCCCGATTCGCCGACTCGGTACACCTGGACCACCGCCGCCACGCTCGCCGCGAGGATCACGACCGCGATCACGCCGGCCAGTAGGCGACCCAACGGCTTCCGGCCCTCGCGCACGTGCCACAACACCAGCAGCGCGGCGGCGACCGCGAGCGCGGCCGTGAACCAGATCATGGTGTCGCCGAGGTCGGTGTGGGTTCGCAGCCCCGGCGA
This DNA window, taken from Nocardia sp. BMG111209, encodes the following:
- a CDS encoding DUF2231 domain-containing protein is translated as MSTIDGLPVHALLVHVIVVLVPLTAVLAALCAVWPAARRRLVWLVAVLAAVTLALTPVTTGAGEWLERRVGPSPGLRTHTDLGDTMIWFTAALAVAAALLVLWHVREGRKPLGRLLAGVIAVVILAASVAAVVQVYRVGESGARAVWGGVAAVAPAPGS